AGCCTAGATGATAATGATTTGATCTTTGGTTTACATTTCAAAGTTTTGTACAATTAACACGACTGCATGGTTTATGAAGTCACTCAGGGTAGAAATCTGTTTCCTAGCTCCATGATTGACTCAGATTAGAATGAATTTACCGTTCAATGCAATGGAAGTAATGGCTGGTTATTAAGGGTCATTCTTCTTAATTGGTTGCAACATTTTCTAAGACTTGAATTCAGTGTTATGAACAAAAAGAGACGATATCCCAATAATTAAATAATCAACCGTAATTTACCATGCAAAGGACTTGTCTCAATTATCGTTCATGTTTTTacctttaagggaaggtattgTTTGATTATCAATCTTAAAGGTAGTGCTGATCAAAACTTGTTTGACATCTTTGGTATTAATAAGCCCTACTTCAGACATTTTTTATCTTTGTTGATTGAAAGGACTTGGGATGTGACTCAaccaatacgcctctcttaatactgaaatgcatgacgtcataattcttacccaaaatgaggctatgggcgcacttccCCCATCGCTTGCAGTGGCTAcacccatcgcctcgttttgagttagcattgtgatgtacctcatgcataaatattaagagaggcgtatagacTTTGAAAATCAATATattcagtgttgtagctagaccagttttagtggtgggcaataaatcaaattttgttggaaGTCTACCAAGGGCATggggatcaacaaaattatttgtgtttaattatgaggccattattgctgaagtggggccGGGTTCCCAAACTGTTTACGTTAAAGgttctgtgtactttttgtaggtccaacgacacaatgtccacagatctacattaaacttacacggtttaaagctaataatggtagaaagctccCCTTAAAATAGTTCTTGCTGAGAAtttgtagtttctgagaaattagaaaaaaataaatcacaaacaaattattttcactTCCGCTTATTTGCAGCAAAATTCAAGAATATTGTAAATGCTTGCACTTTTGTGTTCACAACTATTTAATCAGAAAGACTCAATTTCACAAgttcatattattatatttggCGTCCTCAATATTCAGTGCCGAACCAATGAGTCCCAAATCCCATTGgtattaaattatttgtaaactgACTAAATAGATGCCTATGGTTGTTTCAAAGCTGATTGAAAATTGCTACATCAAAGAAATCTTCATGTTCACTTAGAATGTTTTAACATTCTAAGTGAAAATGAAGATTTGACATTGAATgatgaaatattaaaatgttttattacaTTCCCATCTAATGTACAATACATGGTTCAAATTGATGTAGAATAGGAAGAGCCGTTCATGCAAACTGAATGTTAACTATTTGGATttggggtttgaacaaagacaaatttagacCTAcaagagtgggacttgaaccaacgacacctgtagtgcgttttggcgaccccaaccaaaaactgtttctgacgtcacaaccaaaacggtaaccgagctcacaagtTGGTtttcgttcagtctgaacagcagaaccaacgaccaacaaccgaaacagtttttggttggggtcgccaaaacgcactcctggaTATAtttgctggcgctctaccagctatagctgactggctatgagctgactggctatgagctgactggctttgagctgactggctatgagctgactggctttgagctgactggctatgagctgactgccatggctttgagctgactggctttgagctgactggctatgagctgactggctttgagctgactggctttgagctgactggctatgagctgactggctttgagctgactggctttgagctgactggctatgagctgactgccATGGCgttgagctgactggctttgagctgactggctatgagctgactggctttgagctgactggctttgagctgactggctatgagctgactggctatgagctgactggctttgagctgactggctatgagctgactggctttgagctgactggctatgagctgactggttttgagctgactggctatgagctgactggctatgagctgactggctatgagctgactggctatgagctgactggctctgagctgactggctatgagctgactggctttgagctgactggctatgagctgactggctttgagctgacaggctatgagctgactggctttgagctgactggctatgagctgactggctttgagctgactggctatgagctgactggctttgagctgactggctatgagctgactggctttgagctgactggctatgagctgactggttttgagctgactggctatgagctgactggctatgagctgactggctttgagctgactggctatgagctgactggctttgagctgactggctatgagctgactggctttgagctgactggctatgagctgactggttttgagctgactggctatgagctgactggctttgagctgactggctttgagctgactggctatgagctgactggctatgagctgactggctatgagctgactggctatgagctgactggctttgagctgactggctatgagctgactggctttgagctgacaggctatgagctgactggctttgagatgactggctatgagctgactggctatgagctgactggctttgagctgactggctatgagctgactggcttagAGCTGAcaggctatgagctgactggctttgagctgactggctatgaggtgactggctatgagctgacttgCTTTGAGCTccctggctatgagctgactggctttgagctgactggctatgagctgactggcaatgagctgactggctttgagctgactggctttgagctgactagctttgagctgactggctatgagctgactggctttgagctgactggctatgagctgacaggctatgagctgactggctttgagctgactggctatgagctgactggctttgagctgactggctatgagctgactggctatgagctgactggctatgagctgactggctttgagctgactggctatgggctgactggctttgagctgacaggctatgagctgactggctttgagctgactggctatgagctgactggctatgagctgactggctactgactggctttgagctgactggctatgagctgactggctttgagctgactggctttgagctgactggctatgagctgactggctatgagctgactggctatgagctgactggctttgagctgactggctatgagctgactggctttgagctgactggctatgagctgactggctttgagctgacaGGCTATGAGCTtactggctttgagctgacgggctatgagctgactggctatgtgctgactggctttgagctgactggctatgagctgactggctttgagctgacaggctatgagctgactggctttgagctgactggctatgagctgactggctatgagctgacttgctttgagctgactggctatgagctgactgggtttgagctgactggctatgagctgactggctttgagctgactggctttgaactgactggctatgagctgactggctttgagctgactggctatgagctgactggttttgagctgactggctatgagctgactggctatgagctgactggctatgagctgactggctatgagctgactggctctgagctgactggctatgagctgactggctttgagctgactggctatgagctgactggctttgagctgacaggctatgagctgactggctttgagctgactggctatgagctgactggctatgagctgactggctttgagctgactggctatgagctgactggcttagAGCTGAcaggctatgagctgactggctttgagctgactggctatgaggtgactggctatgagctgacttgCTTTGAGCTccctggctatgagctgactggctttgagctgactggctatgagctgactggcaatgagctgactggctttgagctgactggctatgagctgactagctttgagctgactggctatgagctgactggctttgagctgactggctatgagctgacaggctatgagctgactggctttgagctgactggctatgagctgactggctttgagctgactggctatgagctgactggctatgagctgactggctatgagctgactggctttgagctgactggctatgggctgactggctttgagctgacaggctatgagctgactggctttgagctgactggctatgagctgactggctttgagctgactggctatgagctgactggctttgagctgactggctatgagctgactggctatgggctgactggctttgagctgactggctatgagctgactggctttgagctgactggctatgagctgactggctttgagctgactggctatgagctgactggctatgagctgactggctttgagctgaaaggctatgagctgactggctttgagctgactggctatgagctgactggctatgagctgactggctatgagctgactggatggcatggttggcttgtgatCATAGcgctcacctctcaccaagATGACTCCGGTTCCATTCCTGGCCAGGGCCAtctgtgagttgagttgtgcgtttgttctctgctgtgccacgagggttttgcagaccatccggttttcctcccttgggaaaaatcaaacactttcgatcttgactgtgctccgtggtcataatgggttgatgtggctggcagccaaaggcgcccttgcatgccagctTCTTGAACACATTATAgccgcatccttcgcaattcagctcttagctgcgagtaaggatgattagcacCCCAAATTATTATCCAGCCCTGTGTTGTCAGTCTCTCTATgttggctagatagctcagttggtatacaAAGCACTgccatgttaatctggaggtacatggttcgagtcccactctagtgataatgtttgttcaaacccaaatcagttaaaatttatccggtcagtttcccttgtggtttataatatttgattaatgagtttgttatttttttttccagatcaAAATGGCGTGTTCTAAACCAGCACAAGTTTCAGCTCTAGAGAAAATCAGAAAAGATTATCTGGAGTGCAGTATTTGTCAAGAGGAGTACACGGAACCCAAACTACTAGACTGTCTTCACAGCTTCTGTAAACACTGTTTACTTGAATATCACACTACCAACTACGAAGATGCAAAGATGCTTATTTGTCCTTTGTGTCGAAAGGAGACACAACTTCCTGAGACGGGTGTTGAAGATTTCAAGAGTAACTTCATTTTAACTGGTCTTGCAGGTCAACTGGAGCAGGTCAGTTCACTTGAACACAGCAAGTTGGTCTGTAATTTATGTGAGGAAAAAAACAACGCAACACATTTCTGTTATGACTGCCCCATGTTTATTTGTGCAAACTGCTACAAAATGCATAAGAAAATTCCCTCGTTGTTAAGCCATACAGTAGCTACTTTGAAAGATGTTAGAGATGGGAAAACTGCAATGAAAAAGACAAAACCCAAACGCCATCCAGAATGCCAAACTCATGAAGGTGAAGTGATGTGGTTCTACTGTACAACTTGTGATGTGATGATTTGTAGAGATTGCACTGTCATCGATCACTGTAAACCACAACATGAGTATATTGACTGCAACCAAGCCTCATCCACATACAAACAGTCATTGGCTCAACTCTTTACTCCCCTTGAAGAAACCATGAAGAAGCTTGATCAATCTCAAGCAACTGCCTCAACAATGAAAGACAACCTAAACATTGCAGTTAAGAGAACCATTGCAGACGTGAAGAACAGAGCTGATGAGATCAGGGCTGAGGTAACAGCTCAAGAGAGTCGCATCATGGATGAAATACAAACTATCCTTAAAGATCAGAACAAGAGTTTGGAGGAGTTTGAGCAAGCAGTGAGTGTAAACTTGCAGCAAATAAAGCATTCACTGCAGACTGCCAAAGATGTCAGCAAGAATTCATCAGTTCCTGACTTCCTTGCAAGCTATCCAACAATCAGTACGGACTTGAAGGGACTCATAGATCAAAATCAACCCAAGATAGATTCGACCCTCGACCATCTGAGATTCAATCCAGGAGTTTGTGACATCTCCCTGGGTAATCTGATTATTAAGGAGCCTATGAAGGAGCCTATGAAGGAGCCAGAGTGGGAGCTTTGTTTGGAGTATGGTGAAGGAATCAATGGGGCTTTGGATATTGATGCCTCTGTATCTGGGGATGAGATGGCAGTGGCTGACACTTGGAATAGCAGAGTGTTATTCTCCGACACTAAGGGACACCAGAAGAAATCTATCCCACTATCAACCCGTAAGTTCCATACAAATCATTTAGTCAGGGGTATATTGTTGTAAATCTCAGATATAACTGTGGAAAAAAGTACTTGTGTTTGGTTTTCAAGGTGACAGTCAAAGAGTATTCAATGAAAATAAGGATTTAATCTACTTTGCAACGCCACAATCAAATCTGAGaactatttataaaaatattgtttgcttttCTCAACTCAAGTCAATCATTAAAATGTTCAAACATCACAGCATTGGTTGTGATCAATACAAGGTTTCCATGATAGTCAAACTGTATgtcatgaaattgaatggttcttGCTATTTCACTGTACCTTGTAGACTAAGACTACATTCATCCGCTGCATGATCACTAAATCCACTCTGCTGCAGTCATTCTCAATAATTGACATTCCTCTAATTAAAACCAACAAAAGCAGTTTAataccaaattaatattaaataaataaattaataaataaataattattttgatgaaaacagAAAAGAAGATTTAAAAAGAATGAATTcaatactattttgttcttGATTAATAGTAACCTTGCTAATATgaacaaattgttgtttattgttctactgtatgtcattgttacatgtatgattgtaaattgttgtttattgttctactgtatgtcattgttacatgtatgattgtaaattgttgtttattgttctactgtatgtcattgttacatgtatgattgtaaattgttgtttattgttctactgtatgtcattgttacatgtatgattgtaaattgttgtttattgttctactgtatgtcattgttacatgtatgattgtaaattgttgtttattgttctactgtatgtcattgttacatgtatgattgtAAATTGGAAGCTACACACAAAGAGCTTTTACAACTCAGGaaacattcaattaaaaaatgagctcttttttatttttacaaaaatcaaattatttgtaagttttttttcaaatgaatattcattcatTATATTGGGTTCTATCcgtttgtttatctgttttcCAGGCCCTCAGGCTGTTGCTGCATTCCAGAATCAGTTAGTGATTGTACATAGGTCCAACCCTGTGAACATGTACAATAGGAATGGCAACAACATGTTTGAATTCCACACCGCTCATAGTGAAGTGGGCAAGACATTAGTAGTCCTCCGCAGTGTAGCAATCATAAAGGATACAATCATGGTCGGGGATGTGAAGAGGTCAGTTATAACTAAACACAGATCTAGTGATGGTTCGCTCATTGACACTGTTTCAGTTCAGACTAAACCTTGCTACTTGGCCATTGACAGCAAGGACAGAGTTGTAGTCAGTGGTTGGGGGAAACAAGTAGACATTGTTGAAGTCACTGGTACTTTATTATTCAGCATCAATCCCAAGATCAATAGTCAACAAGTTACATCCTGCAGAGGTGTATGCTGTGACAGCTCAGCTATCTACATTGCAGTGAGCAATGGGGCAGGCACTGGTCATATTCATCAGTATGACACTCAGGGTAGATTTCTCAGCTGTATTGCTCAGGGTCTGTACAACCCAAATGGAATCTCATTGACATCAGATGGTCAGCAGCTTGCAGTGGCAGACTGGAAATCAGTGAAGATTTATAACAAGGTGTAATGATATCTTATAATGATGATGCTGGTCAAATACTGTCTCATGGATTGAACTGACCACCAAAACATGTCAATCAAATTAAATCACAAAATTATGCAAACTGAAAAGTTCAAATAACCACTCAATTTCCATTCTCAATATGATGACATTGAGTTGATTAATTCTGTCCATAATACCTGGTGGCAAATCTTTACATTGTTGActcattttgcattttgcagTCAAATAATGTTTCGAGGAAAAGTACAAGCTTGTCTATTTTAagtggttttgtaaaaacattctATCGGACAGAAAATAGTATTTGAAAGAAATAGTAGCAGCAAATagtatttgcaagaaatagtagcagcaaatagtatttgcaagaaatagtagcagtaaatagtatttgcaagaaatagtagcagcaaatagtatttgcaagaaatagtagcagcaaataatatttgcaagaaatagtaGCAGTAAATAGTTTTTGCAAGAAATAGTAGCAGCAAATagtatttgcaagaaatagtagcagcaaatagtatttgcaagaaatagtaGCAGTAAATAGTATGTGCAAGAAATAGTAGCATGCAAAGGGTTGATTATTACATTATGGGGTTGTTCATTAAGTAGTGCAACCTTTTCCTTTTGATAAGAGACGCATTCTATGAAGTTTAACATTGCATGCAACGAGTTGCTTTGAAAATCATTACTCATTAAAATGTTATAAAACTAACTATTGTATAAtttgcaaaaatttgctttCTAAGTTAGATAACCTTTATTATTTAGAAAAATTGTATCAATGTATgaaaatgctttaaaggcagtggacactattggtaattactcaaaatatttattagcataaaacctttctgcgtaatgagtaatggggagaggttgatggtataaaacattgtgagaaacggctccctctgaagtgctataattttcgagaaagaagtaattttccacaaatttgattttgagacctcaagtttagaactcaagtttagaacttgaggtctcgaaatcaaccatctaaacgcacagaacttcgtgtgacaagggtgctttttctttcattattatctcgcaagttcgatgactgattgagctcaaatttttacaggtttgttattttatgcatatgttgagatacaccaactctgaaggctagtctttgacaattatcaatagtgtccactggctttaacattCAAAAGAATGTGaaatgtatattttattgttataatcacgtttaaagacactggacaacttttataattgtcaaataccagtcttctcacttggtgtatctcaacaaaaaacctgtggaaatttgagctcggttggtcgtcaaagttgagagaaaataataccttaaaaagtaaaaactcctttgtcacacaagttgtgtgctttcagatgcttgaattggagacctcaattgaggtctcaaattaaattgaaatattttagtgagaaaatacttctttctcaaaaactatgttctttcagagggagtcgtctctgacaatgttttgttctatcaacagctctccaatgctcattaccaagtaagtttttgagccaacagatattttgagtaattaccaacagtgtccagtgcctttaaaggaacattacagaattggtaagaaaaaaaaacctgtctcaGATTACAGATTACAGATTCACGATCTAATGATGACGATGGcagaaaacatctcttgaaacatttctgtctaatatgtcatatttgatgagaaataaataaaatttatctCGCGTTTGGAGTGtatcgctcagtgagcttttaattcatttttgtttcgcATCATTGTCATGCAAAATATGTAATAATTTGTTCACTATTTCTCACGGCCAAAATGgctgattgatctcaaacttctacaggtttgtctgttgatgtatatggtggattacataaagtgcttaaactgccagcaactgttttgttagcaaaaaccaattctgtaatgttcctttcaaTCTGGGCCTGAACGCtcctttttgtattttgggagggattcagcagccgatttcaagaaacgctaggattaatcttatttcgagttaggacgagttgtcctaacttaggatgggttcaatgcgttcttatgtctttggatacggaacatAACTCGTTCTGAGGGgttagattaatcctaattcGAGTTAGGTCGagttgtcctaacttaggatgggttcaatgcgttctTATGTCTTTGTATATGGAACATAACTCGTTCTGAGGGgttagattaatcctaatttaggacgagtttggtgaaatcgacggcaggagaCTCTTGCAACAGAAATCATTTTGTCCATTTAAAATCATTAATTGTTCTGTAAAGTAAATCAGTTtaataatttgggtttttacccaaactCATTCTGTCTATTTCCATCCATTGTTTGCACAGACTGACTATCTGTAGTAGTTGAATTGTAGTTTTTGGAGTTAGTTTGATCTGTATATAACCAAGATTCACATTgtagttgattattgctcatgtagacttgtttggatgaatgctatatctgtctcttattcaactcccaactttagacattgtcaataaatctagattgatattgcagttgattattgctcatgtagacttgtttagatgaatgctatatctgtctcttattatactctcaactttagacattgtcaataaatctagattgatattgcagttgattattgctcatgtagacttgtttggatgaatgctatatctgtctcttattcaactcccaactttagacattgtaaataaatctagattgatattgcagttgattattgctcatgtagacttgtttagataaatgctatatctgtctcttattatactcccaactttagacattgtcaataaatctagattgatattgcagttgattattgctcatgtagacttgtttagatgaatgctatatctgtctcttattatactctcaactttagacattgtcaataaatctagattgatattgcagttgattattgctcatgtagacttgtttggatgaatgctatatctgtctcttattattctctcaactttagacattgtaaataaatctagattgatattgcagttgattattgctcatgtagacttgtttggatgaatgctatatcagTCTCTTATTATTctctcaactttagacattgtaaataaatctagattgatattgcagttgattattgctcatgtagacttgtttagatgaatgctatatctgtctcttattgtaatcccaactttagacattgtcaataaatctagattgacaatgcagttgattattgctcatgtagacttgtttagatgaatgctatataTGTCTCTTATTGTAAtcccaactttagacattgtcaataaatctagattgatattgcagttgattattgctcatgtagacttgtttagatgaatgctatataTGTCTCGTATTATActcccaactttagacattgtcaataaatctagattgatattgcagttgattattgctcatgtagacttgtttagatgaatgctatatctctCTCTTATTGTAAtcccaactttagacattgtcaataaatctagattgatattgcagttgattattgctcatgtagacttgtttagataaatgctatatctgtctcttattatactctcaactttagacattgtcaataaatctagattgatattgcagttgattattgctcatgtagacttgtttggatgaatgctatatctgtctcttattgtactcccaactttagacattgtcaataaatctgGAGATGATTCCTACTCTATTATTATTTCTGTAATGTGAAGATTTATTCCGCTATCTCTCTTCCTTATTCAATTTCCTTGTCTTGTAAAAACTGCTCTGAGCTTAGAGGTGTTTTCCAATGTACAAACCTGGCCTGCGTGTATAAATCTTTCggcattttataaaaactggaatgactggcacccctgaacaaagaaacTGATAAAATAGGAAGATCGCCAAcagagggctagatagctcagttgga
This Asterias rubens chromosome 8 unlocalized genomic scaffold, eAstRub1.3 super_scaffold_89, whole genome shotgun sequence DNA region includes the following protein-coding sequences:
- the LOC117305509 gene encoding E3 ubiquitin-protein ligase TRIM56-like, producing MACSKPAQVSALEKIRKDYLECSICQEEYTEPKLLDCLHSFCKHCLLEYHTTNYEDAKMLICPLCRKETQLPETGVEDFKSNFILTGLAGQLEQVSSLEHSKLVCNLCEEKNNATHFCYDCPMFICANCYKMHKKIPSLLSHTVATLKDVRDGKTAMKKTKPKRHPECQTHEGEVMWFYCTTCDVMICRDCTVIDHCKPQHEYIDCNQASSTYKQSLAQLFTPLEETMKKLDQSQATASTMKDNLNIAVKRTIADVKNRADEIRAEVTAQESRIMDEIQTILKDQNKSLEEFEQAVSVNLQQIKHSLQTAKDVSKNSSVPDFLASYPTISTDLKGLIDQNQPKIDSTLDHLRFNPGVCDISLGNLIIKEPMKEPMKEPEWELCLEYGEGINGALDIDASVSGDEMAVADTWNSRVLFSDTKGHQKKSIPLSTRPQAVAAFQNQLVIVHRSNPVNMYNRNGNNMFEFHTAHSEVGKTLVVLRSVAIIKDTIMVGDVKRSVITKHRSSDGSLIDTVSVQTKPCYLAIDSKDRVVVSGWGKQVDIVEVTGTLLFSINPKINSQQVTSCRGVCCDSSAIYIAVSNGAGTGHIHQYDTQGRFLSCIAQGLYNPNGISLTSDGQQLAVADWKSVKIYNKV